A portion of the Deltaproteobacteria bacterium genome contains these proteins:
- a CDS encoding outer membrane lipoprotein-sorting protein: protein MRIAPGWGLLLALAMAPGSPARAGSEAAAGVAPIEACLRRNLPQRSSEQSVRFESKDRTGSTRTLAGTAYWKKWEGDLSRSLIRIDFPPDLRGSAYLLIERPETVDVFVYLPEFQKVRRITSHALAGSLFGTDFSYEDMRRLRHLFEAAAVERQPDAEQAGRATYVVTLRPPPESEYGEVRAWIDQETCVPLRLELFARGGSLAKELTADPSSLTKHGEVWAAHTVVLRDLQEQTETRVELGRLEIDTNLPDKLFSERALTQGN, encoded by the coding sequence ATGCGGATCGCTCCGGGCTGGGGGCTCCTGCTCGCGCTCGCGATGGCACCGGGTTCGCCCGCCCGCGCCGGCTCCGAGGCCGCCGCCGGCGTCGCGCCCATCGAGGCCTGCCTGCGCCGCAACCTGCCGCAGCGCTCGAGCGAGCAGAGCGTGCGCTTCGAGTCGAAGGACCGCACCGGCAGCACGCGCACCCTCGCCGGCACCGCCTACTGGAAGAAGTGGGAGGGCGACCTCTCGCGCTCGCTGATCCGTATCGACTTCCCGCCCGACCTGCGCGGCTCCGCCTACCTGCTGATCGAGCGGCCCGAGACGGTCGACGTGTTCGTCTACCTGCCGGAGTTCCAGAAGGTGCGGCGCATCACCTCGCACGCGCTCGCGGGCTCGCTCTTCGGGACCGACTTCAGCTACGAGGACATGCGCCGGCTGCGCCACCTCTTCGAGGCCGCCGCCGTCGAGCGCCAGCCGGACGCCGAGCAGGCGGGCCGCGCCACCTACGTGGTGACGCTCCGGCCCCCGCCGGAGTCCGAGTACGGCGAGGTCCGCGCCTGGATCGACCAGGAGACCTGCGTGCCTCTCCGGCTCGAGCTCTTCGCGCGCGGCGGCAGCCTGGCGAAGGAGCTCACCGCCGACCCGTCGTCGCTCACGAAGCACGGCGAGGTCTGGGCCGCCCACACGGTGGTGCTGCGCGACCTCCAGGAGCAGACCGAGACGCGCGTCGAGCTCGGCAGGCTCGAGATCGACACGAATCTGCCGGACAAGCTCTTCAGCGAGCGCGCGCTGACCCAGGGGAACTAG